TGCTGAGCTTAGCCATAGACTACATTTATCAAACCCATCCAACCATCACATCCTTACAAGTGATACAGGCTAAATTTCCACAGAGTTTAACGCCTGAGACTCACTATGAATGGCAGCTCACAGAACAAAAGCCGGGAATTTATATCATTCGAGCAAAAAACGACTCACAATTATTTTTACAAGCTCGCCTCAAAGGAGAGCTTCGATGAGCGCCTGGTTATCTCAGGCTGATCGCGGCAGTCTGATTGGCTTGCGCATCATGCTCAAGCTGATCTCTCTGCCTGGGGGTCGTCCTGTTGCTAAACTCATCATTTGGCTAATCAGCAGCTATTTTTTTGCTTTTCGATTCGCGGTCGTAAGGCCTCAAAGCAATTTTTACAGAAAATAAAATCGCCTCAAAAGGCCCGTTTTTACCACACGTTAAAGCATTATCATCATTATGGCATGACCATCATCGACCGTGCTTTTATGCTAACAGCCCCTAAAGAGCACTTAAACTTTTCCATTCATGGCCTAGAACATTTAAAACAACAAAAAACGGGTTATATTTTACTCGGTTCACACTTAGGCAGCTTTGAAGCGATGCGCTCACTCGCTATTTATCAAGCACAGACCACAGAAATTAAAGCACTAATGAATGTTGAACTTTCTTCTCATTTTAATTTATTAGCTAGCGAACTTAACCCAGAACTTGCAGATTTAATCATTCCAAGTGATGGCTTAAATGGTTTATTACAGGCCCAAAGTACTTTAGCAAGAGGCGGCTGCGTCGGTATTTTAGGCGATCGCAGCTATCCGAAAGAGCGAGTTCATCCATGCTCTTTTTTGGATGCATCACTTCAAATGCCATTAACGCCCTACTATCTCGCCAGCTTGGCTCAAGTGCCTATCCTCACGTTTTTCGCTCTTTATCAAGGCAAAAACCATTATGATATTTACATTGAGCCACTAATTCACCATATTCCAAATGACCGTAAAACACGCTTGACGATTATGCAAGCCGCAGCCACTCAATTTACAACACGTTTAGAAAAATATGCCAAAAAATTCCCTTACAATTGGTTTAATTTTTACAATATTTGGCAAAAAAACTAAATTAATGAGTTAAATTAATATGATTTATTTTTTCAAAAAATTTTAAAATTATTACTCCATTTTATTTAACCTTAAGCGTAACGCTATTTTTAATCTTAGGTCCGGCTGATGCAAGCGCTCAACAACCATCACAGACAAGCCAACTGCTTACAACCATTAGCCAACAGCTTTCTTCGCAGCCTAAACCACTAACGCTTTACTATTATGCCAAGCGTACGTTTTCATTCTCACACACCCCCGTTAATAGCCAAGGTCGAGTGACAATTCACTCTTCTGGCATCATCGAGCAGCAATTTATAGATCAAAAACAACAAAGTAGAAAAATAATCATCAAAAATGATCAGCTCTACTTTTATAGCAATAGTCAGTTAAGTCAAACCCTAACCATTAAAGACTATCCCTTACTCGAACAACTCGTCACCTCCCTTAGAAGCTTAACGAGTAATAGCAGCCAATCACTAAGCAATCACTACCTTATTAATCTAATTGGTACAAACCAGCATTGGTCGCTTATACTCATTCCCAAAAAAATTGAGCAAACAACAATTACACAAATTAAAATTACCGGTAACAGCAGCCAATTAAAAACCTTTGCTCTTAGCCAAAACAGTGGTGCAAAATGGAGCATGCGATTTACTCATGCTCCAATACCAACACAGGGTCAGAACTAACCTATGCCAACCATAAAGCTTCAACATTACAGCATCGTTTCAGCACTCGGTCTTGGTAAACAAGCTCAGCTTGGCGCATTACAGCAACAACAATCAGGACTCACTCCTTGCGACTATCCAGAAGCGACTATCAATAGTTATATCGGCAAAGTGACAGGCTTAGAATACGCTTTTGCCCCAGAAGCTCTTAAAGAGTATCAGTGCCGCAATCAACAAATTGTCCAACTTGCCCTAGAGACCGATGGCTTTATCGGTGCAGTAAATCAGGCAAAATCTCGTTATGGCACATCTCGTATTGCCACGCTCATCGGCACGACTAGCTCTGGCCTCGAAGAGGTTGAAAAAGCCTATCGCGCATCACATAACGGTCTGTGGCCTCAAGATTTTAATTATCGACGAACCTCTTATAATGGTGCAACCAGTGAATTTATCAGCCGCTACTTAGGACTCACCGGACTTCATTACACCATAGGCAATGCGTGCACCTCTAGCCTCAGTGTTTTTAACCAGGCAGCGCGCTTAATACGAGCGGGCATCGTCGATGCGGCTGTCGTTGGTGGCGTTGAAAGCCTATGCTTAACCACATTACAAGGCTTTAACTCATTAGAATTACTCAGCCCTGAACCCTGCCGCCCCTGTGATCAACACCGCAATGGCCTTAATATCGGTGAAGGCGCTGGGTTTATTTTACTCGAAAAGGCGAGCATAGCGACTGGAGACATCATTCTTGCCAGCAGCGGTGAAAGCAGCGACGCTCATCATATTTCCACCCCCTCAGCCGATGCAATCGGTGCAGTTTATTCCATGCAACAGGCGCTCAAACAAGCGAAGCTGCAAACTCAAGATATCGGCTATATCAACAGTCACGGCACCGCCAGCCTTGTCAACGACAAAGCAGAAGATCAGGCAATCTGCCAACTTTTTGGCAACAAAACACCTTATAGTTCAACCAAAGGCTGGACCGGTCACACCCTGGGGGCTGCCGGTGCAATCGAGACTATCTTTACCGCCTTAGCGCTAGAGCAACAAACCTTGTGGGGCACATTGAATTTACAAGAACAAGACAAAGCAATACAAGGTAACGTCATCAAGGAAAATACCCAAGCCAGCCTTAATCATGCCCTGGTACACTCCATAGGCTTTGGGGGCAATAACTCCAGTCTGATATTAAGCCGGGTGCGCTAACATGAAAATTTATATTGAAAAAATAGGCTTAATTCTTCCTGGCCTGCATCATTGGTCAGCATTTAAAAACTTCTGCCAAACTCAAGATCAGCGAGTAGCACTTAAGCAATGCGAGCCAGCTTTGCAGGTTGAAGGCGTCAACAAACGTGCTTTACAGCGCGTTCCTTATATTTGTCGCTTAGCACTCGCAGCACTATCACAAGCGATTGATATTAACACGACACAAGCCAAACAGCCGGTTGGAATCTTCGCCTCCAGTATTGGTGATAGCGCAACATTAGATCATATCTGCAACTCACTACTAGAATCTCCGCCCTATGTCTCACCATTAAAATTCAGCCATTCATTACTGAATACGGCCGCTGGCGTCTGGAGCATTCAAACCAATAATCATAGTCAAACAATCAGCCTATCGGCCTGTGAGTATAGCGCCGCTTGTGCGCTCTTAGAAACCGTATTACAAACACATATAGAAAATAAAAATACAATCGCTTGCTGCTATGATATTAATACCCATTTTCCAGATAATCCATTTATTAATATTCAAGACAGCGCTGCCATTGCTTGGCATGCAACTCCAATAAAAACAACTAACACACTCACAACGCTTAATATTCAAGTCATAGATCAGCAGGCTATTAACCAACAAGACAACTGGCAAAGCAAAGACAGCAGATTAAATACACTGTATTTAGAAAATCCTGCAGCAAAACTACTCCCTTTGCTCGAAGCCATCGCCTGCGAGCGCGAACACACAATTCAATTACAGCTATCGGCCGAGACGGCACTGAATATTGAGGTAAAGCCATGTTAATAGCAACTGGCCAAATTGCTGATTATTTACCGCATACCAGCCCTATGCTCTTACTTGAAAGTGCCAAACTACATGATAATACTAGGCTAAGTGCCTATAGCAATACCCACTTAAACTCGCCTCACCCTTTACATAATGACCACGGTCATTTAAGCATTTATACTGGAATAGAGTATGCAGCCCAAGCCGCCGCACTGCATATCGGCTTAACCATTACAAATACCCCCCCCCAATAAACCCCAATCCGGTGTTCTCGTCCAGGCCAAAAACTTAACCGCTTATCAGCGTTATCTTGATAGCAATTCATCAACGTTAACCATTCAGGTTGAACAACAAATTATTTTAAACTCTACTTTTTGCTACACCTTCTCTATTAAAGCGGCTAACCAACCCTGTTTAACAGGTGAAATTATGATACAACAAGGATAATAAAATACCATGAAAAAACGTGCATTAATTACCGGAGCGAGTGGTGTACTCGGCACAGCAATTACTCAGCGTTTAGCCAAAGATTTTGAAGTACTCGTCCATAGCCATAAAAATATTGCCAAAGGCAATCAGCTAGTTAAAGCAATCATTGATCAAGGTGGCAGTGCCCATATGCTAAACTTCGACTTAAATGATGGCAAACAAGTGCAAACCGCACTAAAACCTTACCAAGAAGAAAACAGCGCGATTCAAGTGCTGATCAATAATGCCGGCACCCATCAAGACACTCCGTTTGCCGGTATGAATAAAGACCAATGGCAGCACGTGATTAATACCCATTTAAATGGCTTTTACCATGTTACTCGAGAAATCATCATGCCAATGATGCGCACGCGCTGGGGCCGTGTTATTAATATTTCATCAGCCGCATCTGCGGGTAATCGTGGCCAAGTTAACTATTCTGCGGCTAAAGCTGGCTTAGAGGGCGCAACGCGTTCTCTCGCTTTGGAAGTCGCCTCACGGGGCATTACCGTCAATGCGGTCTCCCCTGGCATCATCGACAGCCAAATGATAGAAAATGCATTTCCTAAAGAGGAAATCAAACGCCTAGTTCCCATGAAACGCGCCGGGCAACCCGAAGAGGTCGCCGCCCTCGTTGGTTTTTTATGTTCTGAGGAAGCTAGCTACATTTCAGGCCAAACCATTGGCATCAACGGTGCCTTGCTTACAAGTTAATCCTATGGAAATTATTGCGATCATCCCAGCACTCAATGAAGAAAAAACGCTACAGGCCGTCATTGAAGGTACACTCGAATATATCCAAAATATTATTGTTATTAGCGATGGCTCAACCGATCGCACTCAAGCAATAATCAATCAATATCCAGTGCAATGTATTCAAAATCCAACACGCTTAGGTAAAGGCGCAAGCCTATTGAAGGCCTTTGCCCTAGCAAAAGAACAACAAGCCGATGCAGTACTCACTCTCGATGCTGATGGTCAGCACCTCCCTCAATTTCTCCCTGATTTTATTAATGCAGCAACCCATTACCCTGAATCATTGCTTATCGGCGTCCGCCAAAATAAAACCGCTCATGCACCGAAATTACGCCACATGGCCAACTGCATTGCTGATTTTTGGATTTCATGGGCAGCAGGGTCACGCTTAAAAGACACCCAATGCGGCTATCGACTTTATCCGATCAAAAGCCTGCCCAAAACCTCAGAACAGTGCTCCTTAAGTGATGGTTTTAGTGATGAAAGCCGGTTATTAATCAATAGCCTCTGGCAAGGCTACTCTTGCTTGGGCGTGCCAATTTCAACGATTTATAAAGAAGACGCTCGCCCGAGCTATTTTCACCCCAGTAAAGATGTGATGAGAATCATCCGCATTGTCGCGACTAAACTTTTACAAAAAAAATTTAACCTTCCTGGACTTTATCAGGTAATTTTTGGCCCACCCATGACCATTTTAAATAATAACTTACTAAAACAAGCAAAAGAAGAGCGCTATAATGATTGAGTTTATTAATGTCAGTAAGCACTATAAAGGGCAAGCAGCTCCGGCTATAGACACTTTAAATTTAACCATAGCACAAGGTGATTTTTTTGGTTTGCTCGGCCCCAATGGCAGCGGTAAAACCACGCTATTTTCCATGCTTGCAGGTTTATTAAAACCCTCTAAAGGCCAAATTCGTATCAATCAATGCCCTGCAACCCAACAAAAAAAAGTCATCGGCTTTGTCCCGCAACATATTGCCCTGTATCCACATTTAACCGTCAAAGAAAATATCCAATACTTCGCAAGCCTGTATGGTTTAACGGGTAAGACGCTAACGAGCCAAGTCAATCAAGTCATTCAATTTACTAAACTTGAAAAATATACTGACCTTTCCCTATCCAAATGCTCAGGAGGTATTCAACGTCGCGCCAATATTGCAGCAGGCATCGTCCATCAACCACAGTTACTCCTACTCGATGAGCCGACCGCTCATATTGACCCTTATTCACGTAACATTATTTTCGACGCATTACTTTCCTTGCACCAACAAGGCACAACTCTCATTTATACCAGTCACTATCTAGAAGAAGTTGCCAAACTATGCAACCCTATCGCCATACTCGATACGGGTAAAGTCTTGGCACACGGTAGCTGCCAAGAAGTAATCAAACAAAGCCACGCTGATAATTTAGGCGATGCCTTCTTAGAACTCACCGGAAAACAGCAATCATGTTAATTTTTACCCATTTTCAAAAAAGAACTTAAATTACTCTGGCGAGACCGACTCGGCATGCTCACCTTATTTGCTATGCCAGCCATTTTTTTGCTGGTCATCTCTATCATTCAATTTCATACTCTCGAGCAAAACGGCCCGTCTTTAACGCTTTACCTCATCAACCAAGATTCAGGAAAACTCAGCAAACAATTTATTACAACAATAAAAAAACAGCCGAGCATTGATATAAAAACACTAAACCCCAAAGAAACAAGATTAATTCAGCGTGCCAAAAAACAGGTTGCTTCTCATGCAAATCGAGTTTTAATTGAGATCTCCGCCGATGCCAGTGAGAAATTTAGCCAAATCATTAAACAACAGAGCATCGGTCAATCAAGTGCCCAAAAAAGCCACACCCATTATCACAATCACCACCAGCCCCACAGCACCGCATGTATTCATAGAGTCACTGCATGAGCAAATCAATAAGGCATTAACCGAACTTCAACTTCAAACCGCACAGAGTGTCATGAGCGAGGTCTTAGGCACTCCAATCAAGCCACCTGCAAACCTCACTGGTTTCATCCATTTTAATCATCCAAACGCACATCAAGATAATAACTCAACGATTATCCACAATGTCAGCGCTTGGGCCGTTTTTGGCATGTTTTTTATTATTATCCCTGCGGCAGGCACCTTACTACGAGAACGTGATTGCGGCGTATTAGATCGCATCTTTATCGCTCCAGCACATAAAGCTGGCTTTTTACTGGGCAAAATGTTGAGTTACCTCGTGATTAATCTCTGCCAGCTACTATTAATGTTTGTTATCGCTTATTTTATCTTTCCGTTGTTACACTTGCCGGCATTAGAGTTAACAAGCCTAGCCCTATTACTCAGCTTAACCAGCGGCTTGGTTATCTCTATCACCGCCGCCTGCACTGCCATTCTTTTAGGCAGCTGGCTAAGAAGTTATGAACAAGTCTCAAGCATCGGTAGTTTATTTGTCATTGTCGCCGCCGCCATCGGTGGCATTATGGTGCCAACTTATCTGATGCCAGAGAACTTACAGCTCATCAGTCACTACTCCCCACTCTATTGGGCACAACAACTCCTTTGGCAATCCTTAAATCATAACTTCCCCAGCCTGCTGCTCATTGGCAACTCATTGTTATTTGCTGTTGTTTGCTTTTTAGTGGGTAGTTATAAACTCTCAAAAATCTCTGAGCGCTAAATGCTATACCTTAGAATCTTCCTTGTTATCGCTTATCCACTGATTATTTTCTTAGCAATTAAATCAGGCATCAGTTCAATTACAGTACTTTTCTTAATCAGTTTTTTACTTTTTCATAGCTATAAACAACTCCTCAAAAAAAATTACCTTAACTTGATTATATTATTTGCGCTGTTGATTGCTCTGTGTTTTGCCTTTTTTTATGCTCACGCCATCACTTTAAAGCTCACTCCTGCTTTTATTAACTTTGCCATCGCTGCTATTTTTTTAGCAAGCTTAAAGAAAGAATCCCCTTTGATTGCCCAATACGCTAAGCTTGAACGCTCGCCTTTGCCTTCCCAGGTTCAAGCTTACTGCCGGCAGATGACGCTTGCTTGGGGCGTGTTTCTAACCGCTCAAGGCATGATTTGTATTTTACTCAGTGTCTATACCAGTAATTTTATTTGGCTACTTTACACTGCGATTATTAACTATATTATTACTGGGCTTTTTTTCATTCTTGAGTATTATTACCGCAGCTACCGATTTCCTGAGCGCGCTCATGGCTTAATTAATAGCATTAAAAATACAATCATTCACTCCCCAAAAGTGATAAAAAACAACCTCAAGCCCTAGCGCATTCTAAATGCTCATAATACTTGAAAAAACAGCAACTTTTGATTTACACTGCCCTAACATTAAATGAACAAAAGGATTTGATACATCAACACACGCCCATTATATACGCTTTTGGCAAGTTAACGCATGAACAGTGTAACACCCGCTATTAAGCTTAATTTAAGCAAAGCTCGCTATTCTTCCGAGTCAAGCTGCCGGATTTTAGTTATAATGATCAAAAATTTAATCATAACTAATTTTTGGCGAATAAGGCGCTCATGTGAGGGGCACCAAGTCAAAAATATAAGTTTTTATAAAATAGGATAAAAAGCATGAAAAAACTCAAGTTACTCTTAATCGCAACTTTAGTCGCTGTTGTCGCAGGATGTTCAACTACACTGTATAATGTCAACAATCACCCTGTCCCCAACAGTATCACCTCCCCTCAAATGAAAAAAGCAATCTTAACGGCTGGTGGGCAGATCGGCTGGAAGATGACAGAAGTCAAACCAGGACTGATTAAAGCAACCTATGCTCAAGGCAAACACCTTGCTGTAGTCAATATCAAATATAGCACTCAATCCTTCAGCATTACCCGTGCCAACAGTGCGGGCTTCGAATACGACGCTAAAAACAGCACTATTCGCCGCCACTATAACTGGTGGATCAGCAACCTTGAGAAGAAAATCATCGCTCAAGTTAACTTAGCTGCCCATTAATCATATAATTAATAATTCGCACAGAAGTCATATTTACTTCTGTGCCTTATTGTCCCTGGTTATTAAATATAAAAAGGTAAACACGTGGAACAGACCCCTTTTCAATTAGAAATTGCTCAACTCATGGTTGAAGTCTTGCACCTAGACATGGCCGCAGAGCAAATTTCCCCAGAAGAGCCTCTTTTCAGTGACGATGGCCTTGCCCTAGATTCTATCGATGGTTTAGAACTTGCCACTGTTTTAGAAAAAAAATACAGCTGTGGCTTACGCTCAGATGATAAGAGCAATGATCAAGCATTTACTTCTCTTGCCACGCTCGCCGCCTTCGTTGAAAAAAATAAAACGAAATAATATGAACTCGGCTAGCGAACAAGATTATTCTTATGTCGCCGATACCAAGATCGGTGTGTGGTTTTTAAAGACAAGAACCTGGCGAGACCAAGTATTACGTGCTGCAATTAAACAATTAGAAGGTTTAATCCCAGAAAAACAGCCTCGCTATCACACAATATTAGATATCGGCTGTGGCCATGGCTTAAGTTTCAGGCTGTTACAACGTCGCTT
This genomic stretch from Piscirickettsia litoralis harbors:
- a CDS encoding LpxL/LpxP family acyltransferase, with the protein product MANQQLFFCFSIRGRKASKQFLQKIKSPQKARFYHTLKHYHHYGMTIIDRAFMLTAPKEHLNFSIHGLEHLKQQKTGYILLGSHLGSFEAMRSLAIYQAQTTEIKALMNVELSSHFNLLASELNPELADLIIPSDGLNGLLQAQSTLARGGCVGILGDRSYPKERVHPCSFLDASLQMPLTPYYLASLAQVPILTFFALYQGKNHYDIYIEPLIHHIPNDRKTRLTIMQAAATQFTTRLEKYAKKFPYNWFNFYNIWQKN
- a CDS encoding beta-ketoacyl-ACP synthase, which codes for MPTIKLQHYSIVSALGLGKQAQLGALQQQQSGLTPCDYPEATINSYIGKVTGLEYAFAPEALKEYQCRNQQIVQLALETDGFIGAVNQAKSRYGTSRIATLIGTTSSGLEEVEKAYRASHNGLWPQDFNYRRTSYNGATSEFISRYLGLTGLHYTIGNACTSSLSVFNQAARLIRAGIVDAAVVGGVESLCLTTLQGFNSLELLSPEPCRPCDQHRNGLNIGEGAGFILLEKASIATGDIILASSGESSDAHHISTPSADAIGAVYSMQQALKQAKLQTQDIGYINSHGTASLVNDKAEDQAICQLFGNKTPYSSTKGWTGHTLGAAGAIETIFTALALEQQTLWGTLNLQEQDKAIQGNVIKENTQASLNHALVHSIGFGGNNSSLILSRVR
- a CDS encoding beta-ketoacyl synthase chain length factor, translating into MKIYIEKIGLILPGLHHWSAFKNFCQTQDQRVALKQCEPALQVEGVNKRALQRVPYICRLALAALSQAIDINTTQAKQPVGIFASSIGDSATLDHICNSLLESPPYVSPLKFSHSLLNTAAGVWSIQTNNHSQTISLSACEYSAACALLETVLQTHIENKNTIACCYDINTHFPDNPFINIQDSAAIAWHATPIKTTNTLTTLNIQVIDQQAINQQDNWQSKDSRLNTLYLENPAAKLLPLLEAIACEREHTIQLQLSAETALNIEVKPC
- a CDS encoding hotdog family protein, whose product is MLIATGQIADYLPHTSPMLLLESAKLHDNTRLSAYSNTHLNSPHPLHNDHGHLSIYTGIEYAAQAAALHIGLTITNTPPQ
- the fabG gene encoding 3-oxoacyl-ACP reductase FabG — protein: MKKRALITGASGVLGTAITQRLAKDFEVLVHSHKNIAKGNQLVKAIIDQGGSAHMLNFDLNDGKQVQTALKPYQEENSAIQVLINNAGTHQDTPFAGMNKDQWQHVINTHLNGFYHVTREIIMPMMRTRWGRVINISSAASAGNRGQVNYSAAKAGLEGATRSLALEVASRGITVNAVSPGIIDSQMIENAFPKEEIKRLVPMKRAGQPEEVAALVGFLCSEEASYISGQTIGINGALLTS
- a CDS encoding glycosyltransferase family 2 protein, whose amino-acid sequence is MPCLQVNPMEIIAIIPALNEEKTLQAVIEGTLEYIQNIIVISDGSTDRTQAIINQYPVQCIQNPTRLGKGASLLKAFALAKEQQADAVLTLDADGQHLPQFLPDFINAATHYPESLLIGVRQNKTAHAPKLRHMANCIADFWISWAAGSRLKDTQCGYRLYPIKSLPKTSEQCSLSDGFSDESRLLINSLWQGYSCLGVPISTIYKEDARPSYFHPSKDVMRIIRIVATKLLQKKFNLPGLYQVIFGPPMTILNNNLLKQAKEERYND
- a CDS encoding ABC transporter ATP-binding protein: MIEFINVSKHYKGQAAPAIDTLNLTIAQGDFFGLLGPNGSGKTTLFSMLAGLLKPSKGQIRINQCPATQQKKVIGFVPQHIALYPHLTVKENIQYFASLYGLTGKTLTSQVNQVIQFTKLEKYTDLSLSKCSGGIQRRANIAAGIVHQPQLLLLDEPTAHIDPYSRNIIFDALLSLHQQGTTLIYTSHYLEEVAKLCNPIAILDTGKVLAHGSCQEVIKQSHADNLGDAFLELTGKQQSC
- a CDS encoding ABC transporter permease, translating into MPKKATPIITITTSPTAPHVFIESLHEQINKALTELQLQTAQSVMSEVLGTPIKPPANLTGFIHFNHPNAHQDNNSTIIHNVSAWAVFGMFFIIIPAAGTLLRERDCGVLDRIFIAPAHKAGFLLGKMLSYLVINLCQLLLMFVIAYFIFPLLHLPALELTSLALLLSLTSGLVISITAACTAILLGSWLRSYEQVSSIGSLFVIVAAAIGGIMVPTYLMPENLQLISHYSPLYWAQQLLWQSLNHNFPSLLLIGNSLLFAVVCFLVGSYKLSKISER
- a CDS encoding COG4648 family protein; its protein translation is MLYLRIFLVIAYPLIIFLAIKSGISSITVLFLISFLLFHSYKQLLKKNYLNLIILFALLIALCFAFFYAHAITLKLTPAFINFAIAAIFLASLKKESPLIAQYAKLERSPLPSQVQAYCRQMTLAWGVFLTAQGMICILLSVYTSNFIWLLYTAIINYIITGLFFILEYYYRSYRFPERAHGLINSIKNTIIHSPKVIKNNLKP
- a CDS encoding phosphopantetheine-binding protein, which gives rise to MEQTPFQLEIAQLMVEVLHLDMAAEQISPEEPLFSDDGLALDSIDGLELATVLEKKYSCGLRSDDKSNDQAFTSLATLAAFVEKNKTK